In one Bacillus rossius redtenbacheri isolate Brsri chromosome 11, Brsri_v3, whole genome shotgun sequence genomic region, the following are encoded:
- the LOC134536440 gene encoding dual specificity protein phosphatase 19-like, translating into MPAAWRSPGFVVDTRPDLQVADVLPGLLLGSQDAARDAGVLRGRRVTHVLSLGVSVPPLPGITYRPVDLLDLPDCPLAPVLAPCFSFIDAARGQGCVLVHCNAGVSRSAAVVIGYLIRLGWSYEAAYRHLKERRSAIRPNEGFVRALKLYEKEIAT; encoded by the coding sequence ATGCCCGCGGCGTGGCGCTCCCCGGGCTTCGTCGTGGACACCCGGCCGGACCTGCAGGTGGCAGACGTGCTCCCGGGGCTGCTGCTGGGGTCCCAGGACGCGGCCCGGGACGCGGGCGTGCTGCGCGGGCGCCGGGTCACCCACGTGCTGAGCCTGGGCGTGTCCGTCCCGCCCCTCCCGGGGATCACGTACCGGCCCGTCGACCTCCTGGACCTGCCGGACTGCCCCCTGGCGCCCGTCCTCGCCCCCTGCTTCTCCTTCATCGACGCCGCGCGGGGGCAGGGGTGCGTGCTGGTCCACTGCAACGCCGGAGTCTCCCGGTCGGCGGCCGTCGTGATCGGCTACCTCATCAGGCTCGGGTGGAGCTACGAGGCCGCGTACCGCCACCTGAAGGAGAGGCGGAGTGCCATCAGGCCAAACGAGGGCTTCGTCCGAGCTCTCAAACTATACGAAAAGGAGATTGCCACGTAG